A window of Chanos chanos chromosome 15, fChaCha1.1, whole genome shotgun sequence genomic DNA:
aacaacaaaaataacgataacaaaaacatttagcattcgttttaaatatgtatttagtACGAGTGTTAAAGAGTTTTTAGATAGCATAAGCtctatttacagaaaaaaacaggcaccGTTTATTGAGAAAATACTTAATTCAGCCACTgaattttaacagaacagaggCAACAACAAAGCAACATAATAAgagtaacaaaaacattgatCGTCCACTTTACACAAGCTATGGGGGTGAAAGACTTTTTAGATACCATAAACTCTATTTTACAGCATAGGAAATAACAAAGAAATTCTTCTGTaacagaaagcttttttttttttttcctaatagCAATCCAGCCAACCATAGTTCAAAAGAACACGTCTCACTCTTCTTGTGTCGTAGTGGTATTCTGTTTGTCTGGCGCCATCCGAGAAATACAAGAAACCTGAAaaggtgacaaaacggaagTTAATAAGGGAAGAGAGCGACATACAAATAAGTATATGTGCAAACAGCCTAAACGTTTTCTCTCACCATAATTCTCAAAAGCAGCATCTACTTTCGACCCAATGCCACGGAAATCTCGACGAATCGAGCTTGGGGAAGTACTGTCCATTCTCCCAGTTCTCTCGTTGAAACTTTTggagaaaaatgacattgaaaAAATAACAGACTTTACTTTTTACCTCACTGTTGCAAATAGCCTACTGAAATTCTGAAACGCTATGTGAATTTTACTTATAAGTACTGTAATGGGAATGGGAATGGTAATGGGAATTTCCACATGATTATAATCATGTCCTCATCGCTCACCTCCAGTATTTCCTTCCAACGAAGAACAAAGTGCGGCCGGTGGATGCGATATGAACGGCAGAATCGATACTTTTCACCGATGACGGAAAGCCAAAGTTGGAGATGGGCTTAGGGTAGCCGGGTAAAGCCGTGGTCCCTCTGACCGCCCAGTACTGTCGGCCTGCAGCGTGGGCAGATTTAACAAGTTGTAGTCCCTATCTGATTATTTGCAAGCAAATAGTAATGAACCACTTCAAAAAGAACGAATATGCTAAATCAACAAACTAATAAGTAATTTAGTATGTGTAGGTCTATGTTTTTTCCCCAACGCGTAATAGCATGACGTGTTTTTTGAACATTCCATTCTGTCACCTGTATGGTAGGCTATATGATGTGTTGAGCATGTAACAAATAGAAGTGAATGCCATACCATGGAAAAAGTAGGCGACGTCTCTGGCCTTAAACTCGTAGGCTGCATCGACATAGTTGACTGACGACCAAGTGGATTTTATAGTTTGCAGCTGTACTCCTCTGAAGGAGCCACTCTTCTTCCAGTAATATCTTGTGAAGACAAAGAATGATAATTaaatacaaattttaaaaaaggtcTTAAGTCAAcaggaatgtgtgttttaatgatgtaGAGGTTTTAACTAGATTGTCTTAcccttttttaaagaaataaagttCACCCCTTATGCTGGTTGCAGCATCAAACACAAGGTCACGGTTACACCGCTCTGGTGGAGGACCTGGTTTGGGATCTGGCCTGGGTTCTGGTTTTGGCTCAGGTCTTGGGTCAGGCTTGGGTACTGGATCAGGGTTGGTAGGTGTGCGAACACCTAGAGgagaatcaaaataaataagtaagtaaacatatgaaaacaaagcaggatttaaaaaaagaacccaaaacaaaacaaaactcacactGACATAATTAATTTCATCTCTAAGTATTTAATTCCATATTATATTTAGTTTTTACCATAAAGAGCCTGGACTCCCAGTCGATCATCACGGGGTAGTCTGTATCCGTTTGTGTTCACGTATTGGTAAGTGGGGTACATTAGAGCAGAGGGGTCTCGTGAATGGTCCAGTCCCAGAGCATGGCCAAACTCATGGGCAGCCACCAACAGCAAGTTTACTCCtgaaaaacatgatgtcacCATCAAGTCCATTTGCACGATTTCTATGAGGTAGAATTCTAAAATAAGTCTGATTCTCATTTGCTGTTCTGtgaatgttttacagtaaacaaacaaaaaaaagaatcgaCCAAGTAAAATTGtgatgaatcttttttttttttcgaactcttttttttctgtgaatgttttaCCTCTTGCACTCAGAGTCCAtttttcatcttcatcaaaGTGTGTGTCTCCTCCTTGATCTGGACCTGGTGAGTTAGCATGAGCTAAGACACCGCTGGGCCCGTCAAACGGATAAAAGTCTCCGTGATCTGGGAAAAGAGAATTTTGAATAAGCTTTCTGAATAAGCAcgtttattttttcactgtttaaaaGAGGAAACCAGGATTCATCAACACTCTATACTCACATCTGGCTTTGAACAGAATCATTATATCAGCAGTCCCACTGTAAATCTGTTTGAAGTCCAGAGGTATGACATCGCTGTACAGCTTAAAGGCCTGGGCAATGGTGGCATCCACTTCCCTCCGGCTCAGGTCAGAGGTGTACTCTGTTattctgagacagacagaaactcCTGAGTCCAACATAAGCCTCTGCTAGGGAGGGCTTTATCTGTACATACTTGTCATTCATCTGAATCaccagttatttatttatttatttatttatttttagactgTGGTTGAGATAAATAGTCAGTGGATCATTGAAgagattttctttgtttaagaTGACAACCTGCGGCCATACctgtatgtaactgtgttctTTTTCCATCTGGGTTTGCCGTAGAAATGACCGTATCTGGCCACATCTGTTACTCCACACCGGGGTTTTTTCATCACCTCGATAGTGTTTGTGTCCAGTCTTCCAGTCACCTCCAGGCCAAAGAATTCCTGCATCTTTTTCAGATCCTCCTCAAAAGACCTCAGAGCGATTCGCCTGGAGCCAGGCCCAGTGTCATTTGGATTGGAGAAGAACTGACTCAGATAGGcctggagaaaagagaaacttgTGTATAAAATTCAGAGATTACCGGTTAAGGTGATCCTGAATAAACGTTGGTCCATGggtatgtttctctctttctctctctctctctctctcaccctcactctctctttctctttctgtgtgcgtgtgtttgggtACGTGTGAAATAATACATGATTTTTATCTTTATAAACATCTAAATAATACACttacctctgctctctcttggTCATCTAGGTACGGAGAATCGGGTGGTGCAGTTGTAGGTGCAGCTTTGCAAAGAGCCAGTCCCACCACCGCTACCAATACGAGAACCTGTGTTTGTCTCATCTTCCTGCTGTCTTCCTCTGCAGAGAAGTCAAATtactctgcactctctctctgctccctcttttATAAGCCCTGTCCCTGGCTTTGTTTGGATTGTCATTTCCAGTAAGCAGCTGTAATCAGTAGTGCGCGTGTTGCAGGAAGTGTTCTGTAGTGCTTGCTGGTCTAATTGATGGGGTGTTCCAGGAGCTGTCTGGGCATGCCATCCTCAGGTGGATGAAATGGGTTTGTTATCTCTGGTACGTGGAGCAGGAGGCCCGTGGCAGGGCGCCAGAAAGTGTTGGTGATACACGTCaccagagagaggaatgtgaggGCACACAAACGTGCTGCCaactgcttgtttttttaaactattacCGTTTTGACTGAATTAAATATTGCAAAAGATGTGACAATGTTCAAAATGTCATGCGCTTGTCGTCTCCCTTCAGTGGATTGACGTGCCACGACATAACCGTTTATTCAGGTTTCTCGAACGTGCCAAATGACAATATGCATTGTGCATTATTAATTCCTTTAAATATCAGTGTTATTATCATCTTGGATTATGTAATTTCCCCACAGGCAATAATCTGACGCCATTAATTCTCAGAAGGAGTCATCTTTAGTCCATCAGGTTTCAGCGAAACTGTACcatatttttcagttgttttcttttctgagagaaaagaaaacaacagagtaGTCTCTTGTTCTGGGACTATTCAGAAACCCAAGATAATAAAAGCCTTGTTATGCCCTGTTAATTTTAGAGAACATGTCTTATTTCATCTTGAGGTCATGGAACTAGGGGAAGGTGAAATTACATCACAGTTGATGTTTCTTAAAGGTTAATCATTTAAGGAACAAGGAAACACAGcttgagagtgaaaatgaacttATTGTGAGTAACTGCAGTGTTGGAAGATACAGTCCTGAGGAGAAATCATGTTGGGACACAGAGAAGCCAGAAATCTTTTACAGAGAACCATCTTTATACTGTTTGATGTCTTTGATGAGCAGAGCTGTCAGCTACCTCAGATCCAGGCCAAACATACAGCATGATAATGAGTTTCTCTCAGGGAAGTAGTTCTCCCCCACCTACCCCAGTGTCCATTCAGCTGTCAAACTCACGGTAGTCTAGACGCTATTAGAGACCTTGTGAACAGTGTTGTGGTCGTAACAGTCTTATCCAGGGGTGCTGTCATTAGCCTGTAGGACAGCAGGTATACGGTAGACTGTAGACTGTAATGAGACCCGTGTCTGAGGTCTTACCAAAGGGACTGAAGCATGTCTTTCTCAATGTAAAGCTGGCAAAATAACTCTATTAGCAAATATCCATTGCATAGCTTACAGATATGAAGGCACACACAACCATTTTCCCAGTACAAATATAAcaattataacaataataacaacgcTGCCAATACAACAGTTAATACAGCTGcagttcattattattattattattattattattattattaataataataataataataataataataataaaagacatGTGACTTGGGGCCAGAGGAAGGGTCAGTGGAAAATTTGGATCAGTTATCTAGCCAAAGGTAAGAAGTGTACAACTTTTAGGAATTGCCTTGTTCCCAGAGAACACTTCTGTCAATCAAGCTGTtccacacaaaaccccaaaagcTTGGAACTCAGTCAAAAAACACTTCTGTCAAGCAAACTGCTCCACACAAAACCGCAAAAGACTGGAAGTCAGTCGGCCTGTCTATATATGGGCTTTTTGGTAACAGGTAAAAAGTACAGCTCTAGCCTCGGGGGAAGAGATTCTGTGTGAGGAATGTCAGCGGATTATGATTCATGTTCTAACATAACAGAGTAGGTGGTACAGGGCCATATTTGGTTTGCCTTTCAGATGTAATTTAaagtgaggacacacacacacacacacacacacacacacgtatgtgcaAACATGTTGAAAATGATCAATTAAATGTTGATGTTTACCATTTAAATATTGGTATTAAGTACAGATGTAAGCAATTGAAAAGATTTAAGCCTGTAGTGGGTCCTCACCTCCCCAGCAGAAACAATGTTTTGTCAGTATTCATCACGATGTGTCATCATGGAATGATTAGTGACTAGTGATGCTCTCAGAAGCCTGTGTCATAACTGAAGTCTGTCAAACTGAACACTCTAGAGTCAGAATCTTACAGAGGCATCTGATTGCATCACCGCAGTCACTTTACACAGCATGCCAACGTCAGTATCTtggggaatgtttttttttttttttcagttttactgaaaaCGCTGCAATACGGTTTGCATGGTTTATCCTGTCAGGAATCAGGGCAGTATGGCTTGCTTTTGAGATAGCATCAGAACATACACTTCTGGAGTcagtctgaatgtttgtttgcttttctgacTGTTTTACAATCacaactggggaaaaaaagagagaatgtgcgTGTTGTGTTCCTAGACTGTCTCTGATCTGAGGGATTTTTAGGCGGTGTCCATGTCAACAAACACAGCTATCACGAGCATGTGGATAATCAGTAGTTTGATGAAAGGCCATTGTTTAATAGGGTTTGTGATCGTTGTGAGTTTTGATCAGTAACACAGAGTTGTGGCCTTCTGGATCAGATTGAGCAGGGCTTCTTAACCTTATTCAGACTGAGGGAAGTACAACCAGaaattaatgtgtgtttttgacagtaGTGTAAAATGACCCAaaagctgcagtgtgtgtgtgtgtgtcactgattaaCATAATACCATCAGATCAGGACGGTGTAGAATGCACTGAAAGGGTTTGGTGTTTCTGTGCAGTGTTTGGTCACTGTATTCATTGGTGCCTGCAGCTATATACAGCATGCACCGTGTGCACGCTCCGAAGCACCACAATGTGAATTTTATTGggatcatttttcatttttgtgtacTCTCGTTTTTAAATTTCCCTCATTTTAAGCTAAACGGGTAAAGAGTAAAGGGTTTATGATTGGCGTGACCTAAGGTTGCTCTAAACCTTTTGACAGTGCCCTGCGCTACACAGAGCAATCAAGCTTGAAAACAAATTGCGGAGTGATGACTGTATATTGACATCTCGCGGTTACCCAGGCTGCTCTGTCACGTTGCTGGCACTAGTTTTGCCGTGACAGTGACTCCTGTATTTTCTGTTGAAATTATGTATCAGATTGCTTAAACTATGACTGAGCGGGGGCAAATAACAACCTAAAAGTCTCCTGTAGCGCAGTTAATGTATCACTTGGCGACTGTTAGTAGCATTGTTAAAACTTTGAAAACTAGTAAAGATGTTGCTATCAGTTGAGCGCGCCTTCGGCTGTTCATGTCGTCTGAAGACAAAGCTCCGCAATACATTGTCTGACAGTAGACTTAATGGACTTGTGCGAATGAGGATTCATCACAAcaataagattttttttgtggaggCCGCTCAGCAGGAGTTCATACAACGGGTCGGCGCAAACTTTGAATTGATAGCAACCAGGGCTGGAAGTGACGAGTTACAACTA
This region includes:
- the mmp30 gene encoding matrix metallopeptidase 30, whose amino-acid sequence is MQEFFGLEVTGRLDTNTIEVMKKPRCGVTDVARYGHFYGKPRWKKNTVTYRITEYTSDLSRREVDATIAQAFKLYSDVIPLDFKQIYSGTADIMILFKARYHGDFYPFDGPSGVLAHANSPGPDQGGDTHFDEDEKWTLSARGVNLLLVAAHEFGHALGLDHSRDPSALMYPTYQYVNTNGYRLPRDDRLGVQALYGVRTPTNPDPVPKPDPRPEPKPEPRPDPKPGPPPERCNRDLVFDAATSIRGELYFFKKGYYWKKSGSFRGVQLQTIKSTWSSVNYVDAAYEFKARDVAYFFHGRQYWAVRGTTALPGYPKPISNFGFPSSVKSIDSAVHIASTGRTLFFVGRKYWSFNERTGRMDSTSPSSIRRDFRGIGSKVDAAFENYGFLYFSDGARQTEYHYDTRRVRRVLLNYGWLDCY